From Moritella sp. Urea-trap-13, a single genomic window includes:
- the murF gene encoding UDP-N-acetylmuramoyl-tripeptide--D-alanyl-D-alanine ligase, translating to MINLALSAIAAQLNSKLQGDDRVISAVSTDTRTIKAGDLFIALSGEHFDANSFVAKAVEQGASAAIVTKKQAIDIPQIVVKDSRIALGLLGKMVREQVNPKVAALTGSNGKTTTKEMLAAILKLVAPTLATAGNFNNDVGVPLTLLRLQADDQYAVMELGANHKKEIAYTTGLVLPEVVLINNVDAAHLEGFGDLQGVASAKGEILAGVKHHGMAVLNRDDKFYQYWLRKVNAQRQVSFSVVDDSADYFAADITFDNVGNPTFRLCTPSDECTINLAVAGSHNVANALAAAAMASCFGIDINTIKLGLESMKNVQGRLKISALTPRIRVIDDTYNANIASVKAAIDVLTHFSSTNVLVMGDMGELGSSTANMHQQVGHYAQQQQVDHVYTCGALSREAALTAGECGRAFLTQSALVAALIELITTAPETQLFTLLFKGSRSAKMEQAISLLTIKLAEHSTMLIENTTLVENTIKERKC from the coding sequence ATGATTAATTTAGCGTTAAGTGCCATTGCGGCGCAGCTTAATAGCAAGTTACAGGGTGATGATCGCGTTATCTCCGCTGTTTCTACAGATACTCGCACGATCAAAGCGGGCGATTTATTTATCGCTCTGAGTGGTGAACACTTCGATGCCAACAGTTTTGTCGCCAAAGCCGTTGAGCAAGGTGCTAGCGCTGCGATTGTGACGAAAAAGCAAGCCATCGATATTCCACAAATCGTAGTCAAAGATAGCCGTATTGCCTTGGGATTATTAGGCAAAATGGTGCGCGAACAAGTTAATCCTAAAGTGGCCGCATTAACTGGCAGCAACGGTAAAACCACAACCAAGGAAATGCTCGCGGCTATTTTAAAGTTAGTGGCGCCGACATTAGCGACAGCGGGGAACTTTAATAATGATGTTGGTGTTCCTCTGACGTTATTACGTTTACAAGCCGATGACCAATATGCTGTGATGGAGCTTGGTGCTAATCACAAAAAAGAAATTGCCTATACCACGGGGTTGGTATTGCCTGAAGTAGTGTTAATCAATAATGTTGATGCTGCACATCTAGAAGGTTTTGGTGATTTACAAGGCGTTGCTTCTGCGAAAGGTGAGATCTTAGCAGGTGTGAAACATCACGGTATGGCTGTATTGAATCGTGATGATAAATTTTATCAATACTGGTTACGTAAAGTAAATGCTCAGCGACAGGTTAGTTTTTCAGTGGTCGATGACAGCGCTGATTACTTTGCCGCAGATATCACATTTGATAATGTCGGTAACCCGACATTTAGGTTATGTACACCAAGTGATGAGTGTACGATTAATTTGGCTGTTGCAGGGAGTCATAACGTTGCTAATGCATTGGCTGCTGCGGCAATGGCGAGTTGTTTCGGTATTGATATTAACACTATCAAGCTGGGTCTTGAATCCATGAAAAATGTGCAGGGGCGATTGAAAATATCAGCATTAACCCCACGTATTCGAGTGATTGATGATACTTACAACGCCAATATTGCCTCGGTTAAAGCAGCTATTGATGTATTAACTCATTTCTCCTCTACCAATGTATTGGTGATGGGCGATATGGGCGAGCTTGGTAGTAGTACCGCGAATATGCATCAGCAAGTGGGTCATTATGCTCAGCAGCAACAAGTCGATCATGTTTATACTTGCGGCGCACTCAGCCGTGAAGCTGCGCTTACTGCGGGTGAGTGTGGGCGTGCCTTTTTGACTCAGTCTGCATTAGTTGCTGCGCTGATTGAATTAATTACAACTGCACCGGAAACGCAGCTGTTTACGTTATTATTTAAAGGCTCTCGCAGCGCTAAAATGGAACAGGCAATCAGTTTGTTAACCATTAAGCTAGCAGAGCACTCTACTATGTTAATCGAAAATACAACGTTAGTTGAAAATACAATAAAGGAAAGAAAATGTTAG
- the murE gene encoding UDP-N-acetylmuramoyl-L-alanyl-D-glutamate--2,6-diaminopimelate ligase, whose amino-acid sequence MPRVLNTKGFEMNSSCRVLSLHAWNIDVELAVNALIIDSRKVQTGDCFVAVNGHELDGRRFISKALTSGATAVLKDADTAAEHGHIDYVEQIPVISFFGLNLALSALADNFYLSPSQQLKLIGVTGTNGKSTITQIIANWVTLLAGKAGVMGTIGNGLFAQLTQAENTTGSGLDVQAEIASQLQQGAELCAMEVSSHGLIQGRVSALDFDVALFTNLTRDHLDYHGDMDAYADAKKILFQGAVKHKILNVDDAYGNAWAKQWPDAIQFSVQQDLSAHTGAFLYCRDLNFDTAGFSCELKTSWGEGKLQCGLIGEFNASNVVAACASLLALGYDLDSLLQVAPKLTAVCGRMELFKRGGQAACVVDYAHTPDALEKALQALRVHCEGKLWCIYGCGGDRDTGKRPLMARVAEQFADFAVITDDNPRTESASTIVTDMLAGLAKPDAVQVIHDRGQAIHWAMGQSAAEDIILVAGKGHEDYQIIGVHKHHYSDRETIIEMLDNQQ is encoded by the coding sequence ATGCCAAGGGTTTTAAATACTAAGGGTTTTGAAATGAATTCATCATGTCGAGTATTATCTCTACACGCGTGGAATATTGATGTTGAATTAGCGGTTAACGCCTTGATCATTGATAGCCGAAAAGTGCAAACTGGCGATTGTTTCGTCGCGGTTAATGGTCATGAACTTGATGGTCGTCGCTTTATCAGTAAGGCATTAACAAGCGGTGCAACAGCGGTACTTAAAGACGCCGATACAGCCGCTGAACATGGACATATCGACTATGTTGAGCAGATCCCTGTTATCTCTTTTTTTGGCCTTAATTTAGCCTTATCCGCATTAGCCGATAATTTTTACCTGTCTCCTTCCCAGCAATTAAAACTGATCGGTGTCACTGGCACCAATGGTAAAAGTACCATTACCCAGATTATTGCTAATTGGGTGACCTTATTAGCCGGTAAAGCGGGAGTGATGGGCACGATCGGCAATGGTTTATTTGCCCAGTTAACCCAAGCAGAAAATACCACGGGTAGTGGTTTAGATGTGCAAGCTGAAATCGCTAGTCAATTACAACAAGGTGCAGAATTATGCGCCATGGAAGTCTCGTCTCACGGTTTGATCCAAGGTCGCGTTAGTGCGCTGGATTTTGATGTGGCATTATTTACTAACCTCACCCGTGACCACCTTGATTACCATGGCGATATGGATGCTTACGCGGATGCCAAAAAAATCTTATTCCAAGGTGCGGTAAAACACAAGATCCTGAATGTCGATGATGCTTACGGTAACGCCTGGGCGAAACAATGGCCTGATGCGATCCAGTTTTCAGTGCAACAAGATTTATCTGCCCATACCGGGGCTTTCTTATATTGTCGTGATCTAAATTTTGATACTGCTGGTTTTAGCTGTGAATTAAAAACCAGTTGGGGCGAAGGCAAACTGCAATGTGGTTTAATTGGTGAGTTTAATGCGTCTAATGTAGTGGCGGCTTGCGCAAGTTTATTAGCGTTAGGATATGATCTCGATTCGTTATTACAGGTAGCGCCAAAATTAACCGCAGTATGTGGCCGTATGGAATTATTCAAGCGCGGAGGACAAGCCGCTTGTGTGGTTGATTATGCCCATACGCCAGATGCATTAGAAAAAGCCCTGCAGGCATTACGGGTTCACTGTGAAGGTAAACTGTGGTGCATATATGGCTGCGGTGGTGACCGAGATACAGGTAAACGACCATTAATGGCACGAGTCGCTGAACAATTTGCAGATTTTGCTGTCATTACTGATGATAATCCTCGCACTGAGTCTGCCTCTACGATCGTAACTGATATGCTTGCTGGACTTGCTAAGCCTGATGCTGTGCAAGTTATTCATGATCGCGGTCAAGCGATTCACTGGGCTATGGGTCAAAGTGCAGCAGAGGATATTATCTTAGTCGCGGGTAAAGGCCATGAAGATTACCAAATTATCGGTGTGCATAAACACCATTATAGTGATCGTGAAACGATCATCGAAATGCTGGATAACCAACAATGA